Proteins encoded by one window of Methanomassiliicoccales archaeon:
- a CDS encoding uroporphyrinogen decarboxylase family protein, with amino-acid sequence MTEEMTKFERVNAVMEVREPDRVPVYPYILTHGVYAEGWKLSDITTETTLDAKKCAQCTLKTLELYDYDMVIGSYQDLYMGVTELGGKIKIPNKFGSAVSMKEPPVTDATAWDRVKKLLPYDPRKEGRAKSVLESYKIVSDKVGKTTPVIPCWWPGPTAAMCMFRGPEMLSMDMALDPSFAHEMIKAANEFAIDFLEGMYENGANSVSHTGEIYGVELLSADQCHEFVVPYVKELSRRIYKDWGQKTWLHTHGDYKKPDTAPIIGEYVNDAKIAGFHPDEKHPPEWLQENVKEKYHISVAGIIHGPGPLLNGPAEEIERVTKNIIDKAGVGGGLMLAPSCEVPPDTPIENFKKWVQVTHTYGKYPLQNQVIKHANA; translated from the coding sequence ATGACAGAAGAAATGACAAAATTCGAAAGAGTAAATGCCGTTATGGAGGTCAGGGAGCCGGACCGAGTGCCAGTGTATCCATATATTCTGACCCACGGTGTCTATGCTGAAGGGTGGAAATTATCGGACATAACCACTGAGACAACCCTTGATGCCAAGAAATGTGCTCAATGCACACTGAAGACCCTGGAGCTCTACGACTATGATATGGTCATCGGTTCCTATCAAGACTTGTACATGGGGGTCACAGAACTTGGCGGAAAGATCAAGATCCCCAACAAGTTCGGATCGGCAGTGTCGATGAAAGAACCACCAGTTACAGATGCAACCGCATGGGATCGAGTGAAAAAGCTTCTCCCATACGACCCTAGGAAGGAGGGGAGGGCCAAATCAGTCTTGGAATCATATAAGATCGTCTCTGACAAAGTTGGGAAGACGACACCAGTCATACCATGCTGGTGGCCAGGGCCAACTGCAGCAATGTGCATGTTCCGAGGTCCAGAGATGCTTTCAATGGACATGGCTTTGGACCCGAGCTTTGCCCACGAGATGATAAAGGCGGCTAACGAATTTGCCATCGATTTCTTGGAGGGCATGTACGAGAATGGGGCTAACTCCGTCTCTCATACGGGAGAAATATATGGTGTAGAGCTGCTAAGTGCAGACCAGTGTCATGAGTTTGTCGTCCCATACGTCAAGGAACTCTCCCGGAGGATCTATAAGGATTGGGGGCAGAAAACCTGGCTGCACACGCATGGCGATTACAAGAAACCAGACACGGCTCCCATCATCGGTGAATATGTGAATGACGCGAAGATCGCCGGTTTCCACCCTGACGAGAAGCACCCTCCAGAGTGGCTACAGGAGAACGTTAAAGAAAAGTACCATATATCGGTGGCCGGGATCATTCATGGGCCTGGACCGCTCCTGAATGGGCCTGCTGAAGAGATCGAGAGGGTGACCAAAAATATCATTGATAAGGCCGGCGTCGGAGGAGGTCTCATGCTAGCGCCTTCCTGCGAGGTCCCGCCGGACACACCGATTGAGAATTTCAAGAAATGGGTTCAGGTCACCCACACGTATGGAAAATATCCCTTGCAAAACCAGGTGATAAAGCATGCCAACGCTTAA